In Salisediminibacterium beveridgei, one DNA window encodes the following:
- a CDS encoding putative glycoside hydrolase, which translates to MKKTLATGIVAAAAGFMILAGQTTVQAENNENEEYLTAGLHVEKLNGMTPRTWPESIARFTFDSGYTFAYPDAVRGIFVTGHSAGGSRMDSLLELTDTTDLNAMVIDIKDDDGYLTYRPEDEDDFYYDISQRMIKDPHELMSTLEEHEIYPIARIVVFKDTVLAEKRPDLSFTQNGEVWKNRRGEAFVNPFMKEVWEYNVEIAKRAAEMGFQDIQFDYVRFPEGFENRDDDLDYDVEDYMDSPGDNVQRRVDAVTDFVAYAREELEPYDVDVSVDIFGYAATIEQTPGIGQNFSRISENVDVISSMIYPSHWGPYFGIDKPDLYPYELIDEYSQVENEVLGALDDPPVSRPWIQDFTASYLGSGNYLNYGKSEVEAQIQALYDNDIHEFLLWNAGNRYTENVDYMLDLDLSEE; encoded by the coding sequence ATGAAAAAGACCTTGGCAACGGGAATCGTTGCAGCTGCGGCAGGATTTATGATCTTAGCCGGCCAGACAACAGTTCAAGCAGAGAACAATGAAAATGAAGAGTACTTAACAGCAGGATTACATGTTGAAAAATTAAACGGCATGACCCCGAGAACATGGCCTGAAAGCATTGCACGTTTCACTTTTGATTCGGGTTATACATTCGCATATCCCGATGCAGTCAGAGGAATATTCGTCACAGGTCATTCTGCGGGCGGATCGAGAATGGACTCCCTTCTGGAATTGACTGATACGACCGATCTGAATGCTATGGTCATAGATATAAAAGACGATGATGGTTATTTGACGTACCGTCCGGAAGATGAAGATGATTTTTATTATGATATTTCCCAAAGAATGATTAAAGATCCACACGAATTGATGTCCACACTTGAAGAACATGAGATTTATCCGATTGCTCGTATTGTAGTATTCAAAGATACAGTGCTTGCTGAAAAGCGTCCTGATCTTTCTTTCACTCAAAATGGAGAGGTCTGGAAAAACCGTCGCGGCGAGGCATTTGTGAATCCGTTTATGAAAGAAGTCTGGGAATACAATGTGGAAATCGCCAAACGAGCTGCTGAAATGGGTTTTCAGGATATTCAGTTTGACTACGTAAGATTCCCTGAAGGATTTGAAAACCGTGACGACGATTTGGACTATGATGTCGAAGATTATATGGACAGTCCAGGGGATAACGTACAGCGCAGGGTTGATGCAGTGACGGACTTTGTTGCTTATGCCAGGGAAGAATTGGAGCCATACGATGTCGATGTTTCAGTAGATATTTTCGGTTATGCAGCCACGATTGAACAGACGCCGGGCATTGGACAGAATTTCAGCAGAATCTCAGAAAATGTGGATGTCATCTCCTCGATGATCTATCCGAGTCACTGGGGCCCATACTTCGGAATCGATAAACCGGATCTTTATCCATATGAGCTCATCGATGAGTATTCTCAAGTGGAAAACGAAGTACTGGGAGCATTGGATGATCCACCGGTATCGCGGCCTTGGATCCAGGATTTCACTGCCAGCTATTTAGGCTCAGGTAATTATCTGAACTACGGGAAGTCAGAAGTGGAAGCACAAATTCAAGCACTTTATGACAACGATATCCATGAATTCCTCTTATGGAATGCCGGGAACCGCTATACTGAGAACGTGGATTATATGCTTGACCTCGATTTATCAGAAGAATAA
- a CDS encoding BMP family ABC transporter substrate-binding protein, producing MIVILKRYSILLTGLLMLNSACTPSSFNEEDVTVGVLLSHHIDDQGWNQEAYQSVLRLQSDYEIDVYVKENISTPRMIRSTVEELVDDYQADLIIGHSHLYEQVFLEIAGDYPDVHFAGMNSELEGDNLTGLHFEGYAMGYFAGMLASEMSETNRVGVIAAFPFQPEVKGFTSGAKYHRPDVHLEIEYTESWVDEHRATAYFRMMEQNGVDIFYPAADGFHIKIVDEVKAAGLRAIGYVGDQIDLGEQVILTSTVQKVDAIYDFTFDQFKKGELESGNLYFDFQDDAITMGEYGAGVPDDVVEWLESHITHYQETGELPHEAYATE from the coding sequence ATGATTGTGATTTTAAAACGGTATTCGATATTGCTTACAGGGCTCTTAATGCTCAACAGTGCCTGTACGCCATCATCTTTCAATGAGGAGGATGTGACTGTAGGCGTGTTACTATCTCATCATATTGATGACCAGGGGTGGAACCAGGAGGCCTATCAGTCTGTTTTAAGACTTCAGTCAGATTATGAAATAGACGTCTACGTCAAAGAGAATATCAGTACACCAAGGATGATTCGATCGACTGTAGAAGAGTTGGTTGACGATTATCAAGCAGACTTGATTATAGGTCACAGCCATTTATATGAGCAGGTTTTTCTTGAAATTGCTGGTGACTATCCGGATGTTCATTTCGCTGGAATGAACTCAGAACTCGAAGGTGATAATCTCACCGGTCTCCATTTTGAAGGCTATGCGATGGGGTATTTTGCAGGTATGCTGGCAAGTGAAATGTCCGAAACGAACCGTGTTGGTGTCATTGCAGCCTTTCCATTTCAACCCGAAGTGAAAGGTTTTACTTCAGGAGCGAAATACCATCGTCCAGACGTTCATCTTGAAATCGAATATACTGAATCCTGGGTGGATGAGCATCGGGCTACCGCCTATTTCAGAATGATGGAACAAAATGGCGTGGATATTTTTTATCCAGCTGCAGATGGTTTTCATATCAAAATTGTTGATGAGGTGAAAGCAGCGGGGCTAAGAGCAATCGGATATGTCGGTGATCAGATTGATCTTGGTGAACAGGTCATTTTGACAAGCACCGTTCAAAAAGTTGATGCAATCTATGATTTCACTTTTGATCAATTCAAAAAAGGGGAACTTGAGTCGGGAAATCTTTACTTTGATTTTCAAGATGATGCAATTACAATGGGAGAATACGGGGCAGGAGTGCCCGATGATGTGGTGGAATGGCTTGAAAGCCATATCACACACTATCAGGAAACCGGTGAATTGCCGCATGAGGCTTACGCCACTGAGTGA
- a CDS encoding sodium:calcium antiporter, producing the protein MSKQGEMILMIYTGFLISALITVIAAVKLSTYADVIGERTRLGGMLAGTLLLAGATSLPEVTTSLTAVVVENPDIAVSNVLGSNLFNLMILASFDVFYRRNRMFRHVGSDHQLTAWIGLFMTAVIALGMMSPMSIEWFNIGIEMFLMMVIYVAGIITLSKKEFTEPLMQQSTSIESVYHKKAISLKEAKVGFLIASVITLIAGSFLTLTGDAIAIATNMSSSFMGTFLIAAATSLPEVVAVLVAVQLANYALAVGNILGSNMFNLLILALVDFFVRDQAVLQAVHPVTILTVITVFLLNSIVLFALYKAKALSVDGKCYSLPSAVLVLLYFISSYFIFTLS; encoded by the coding sequence GTGTCAAAACAAGGAGAGATGATTCTTATGATTTATACCGGCTTTCTGATCAGTGCCCTCATTACTGTTATAGCCGCGGTGAAACTGTCAACCTATGCAGATGTCATTGGTGAAAGAACCCGGCTTGGGGGAATGCTGGCAGGTACACTGCTGTTAGCTGGTGCCACAAGCTTACCTGAAGTGACGACTTCATTGACCGCCGTTGTTGTTGAGAATCCGGACATCGCAGTCAGCAACGTATTAGGCAGCAATCTTTTCAATTTGATGATCCTTGCATCTTTTGATGTCTTCTATCGCCGGAACCGTATGTTCCGTCACGTTGGATCTGATCACCAGCTGACAGCATGGATAGGACTCTTCATGACTGCAGTGATCGCTTTGGGAATGATGAGTCCGATGAGCATAGAATGGTTCAATATCGGAATTGAAATGTTTCTGATGATGGTCATTTATGTTGCAGGAATCATTACCCTTTCAAAAAAAGAATTTACAGAACCATTGATGCAGCAATCAACGTCGATCGAATCCGTTTATCACAAAAAGGCGATTTCCTTAAAGGAAGCAAAAGTTGGTTTTCTCATTGCCAGTGTCATTACGCTGATCGCAGGATCATTTCTGACCCTTACCGGTGATGCGATTGCAATTGCAACCAATATGAGTTCAAGCTTCATGGGAACGTTTCTGATTGCTGCGGCAACAAGCTTACCTGAAGTCGTTGCAGTACTGGTGGCTGTCCAACTGGCAAATTACGCATTGGCTGTCGGGAATATTCTTGGCAGTAATATGTTTAATCTCCTTATCCTGGCTCTTGTTGATTTTTTCGTCAGAGACCAGGCTGTTCTTCAGGCAGTGCACCCGGTCACAATACTGACTGTTATCACCGTATTTTTGCTCAATTCGATTGTATTGTTTGCTCTTTATAAGGCGAAAGCGTTATCCGTTGATGGAAAGTGTTATTCACTCCCCTCCGCAGTCCTCGTCCTTTTGTATTTCATATCAAGCTATTTCATTTTTACGTTAAGTTAA
- a CDS encoding LCP family protein has translation MTNEKTAKWRMKIKVFLLVFLLMSLGAVAIAAWANDEYYQARQDTIDEIEESGSSIESEHEIEFNVNEPEDDSLNALNLLLVGVDSDGGVARTDTIMIARYLPDEADIKLASIMRDTYVEIPGHGKNKINAAYAFGGLDLLRETIELNFDFDIQHYAQVDFDSFKRVVDTVSPEGIDIEVENRMFYEDRVEGLVIDFQPGTHTMDGSEALKYVRFRSDSENDFGRVRRQQELLSILQDEILSLSGVAKVPSLLGSVEPYIQTNLSNGKMMSYGRDFFLNGPEDIGTLTIPVEGSFTHEYYTHAGAVLEPDLNENNDALSSFLDPDTDQVTIHDDED, from the coding sequence ATGACGAATGAAAAGACAGCGAAATGGCGTATGAAAATTAAAGTCTTCCTGCTTGTCTTTCTACTGATGAGCTTGGGTGCTGTGGCAATTGCTGCATGGGCAAATGACGAATATTATCAGGCTAGACAGGATACCATTGACGAAATCGAAGAAAGCGGAAGCTCTATAGAATCTGAACATGAAATTGAATTTAATGTGAATGAACCTGAAGACGATTCGTTGAACGCTTTAAATCTTTTGCTTGTTGGTGTTGACAGCGATGGAGGGGTCGCGCGCACTGACACGATCATGATTGCAAGATACTTGCCTGATGAAGCAGATATTAAACTCGCCTCCATTATGCGTGATACATACGTTGAAATACCTGGACATGGAAAGAACAAAATAAATGCCGCCTACGCTTTTGGTGGATTGGATCTGTTGAGAGAAACCATTGAATTGAACTTTGACTTTGACATTCAACACTATGCTCAAGTTGATTTCGACAGTTTTAAACGGGTCGTAGACACCGTTTCTCCTGAGGGAATCGATATTGAAGTTGAAAACCGGATGTTCTACGAAGACAGAGTTGAAGGTTTAGTCATTGATTTTCAGCCCGGTACACACACGATGGATGGTTCCGAAGCATTGAAATACGTCCGCTTTCGGAGCGACTCTGAAAATGACTTTGGCCGGGTTCGCCGGCAACAGGAACTGCTTTCAATCCTGCAGGATGAAATTCTCAGCCTCTCTGGCGTTGCAAAAGTTCCATCACTTTTAGGATCCGTTGAACCCTATATTCAAACTAATCTTTCCAATGGAAAGATGATGTCATATGGCCGCGATTTCTTTTTAAATGGACCTGAAGACATCGGTACCCTGACGATTCCTGTTGAAGGCAGCTTCACTCATGAGTATTATACGCATGCCGGAGCTGTTCTCGAACCGGATTTAAACGAGAATAACGATGCATTATCGTCATTTTTAGATCCCGATACAGATCAGGTTACGATTCATGATGATGAAGATTGA
- the trpS gene encoding tryptophan--tRNA ligase, producing MMKRIFSGIQPSGTLTLGNYLGAMTHFVDLQEDHESFFCIVDQHAITVPQDRLALRKNILSLAALYIAVGLDPKKATLFIQSEVPAHAQLGWMMQCVSYIGELERMTQFKDKSDGQEGVSSALLTYPPLMAADILLYNTDIVPVGEDQKQHLELTRNLAERFNHKYNDIFTIPEVRIPKQGARIMSLTDPLKKMSKSNPNPKSYISMLDEPAVIKKKIKSAVTDSDPEIRYDEKEKPGISNLLTIYSLCSRKTIEELTKDYQGIGYGQFKEDTADAVIARLKPIQDRYHELIDSEELHSILDEGKDHAHHTAQKMLKKAEKAMGLGRKR from the coding sequence ATCATGAAACGAATTTTTTCCGGTATTCAACCGAGCGGCACATTAACACTCGGGAATTATTTAGGCGCAATGACCCATTTTGTGGATTTGCAGGAAGACCATGAAAGTTTCTTTTGTATTGTTGATCAACATGCGATTACAGTTCCCCAGGATCGATTGGCACTGCGCAAAAATATCCTGAGCCTTGCTGCATTATATATTGCCGTTGGACTGGACCCCAAAAAAGCAACTTTATTTATTCAATCCGAAGTGCCTGCGCATGCCCAGCTAGGATGGATGATGCAATGCGTGAGCTATATCGGCGAATTGGAACGTATGACACAGTTTAAAGACAAATCAGACGGACAGGAAGGCGTTTCATCTGCGCTGCTGACATATCCGCCACTGATGGCTGCAGATATTCTCCTTTACAATACAGATATCGTACCCGTAGGAGAAGATCAAAAACAGCACCTTGAATTAACGCGAAACCTGGCTGAACGGTTTAATCATAAATATAATGATATTTTCACAATCCCTGAGGTCCGCATTCCAAAACAAGGTGCCAGAATCATGTCATTGACGGATCCTCTGAAAAAGATGAGTAAGTCCAACCCGAATCCGAAAAGTTATATTTCCATGCTTGATGAGCCCGCCGTAATTAAGAAAAAAATCAAAAGCGCTGTCACCGACTCCGATCCTGAAATCCGCTATGATGAGAAAGAAAAGCCCGGGATTTCAAATTTATTAACCATCTATTCATTATGTTCCCGAAAAACAATAGAAGAACTGACAAAAGATTATCAAGGTATCGGTTATGGCCAGTTCAAAGAAGATACGGCTGATGCAGTGATTGCCAGATTGAAACCGATCCAGGATCGTTATCATGAATTGATCGATTCAGAGGAATTGCATTCGATCCTTGACGAAGGTAAGGATCATGCTCATCACACTGCTCAAAAAATGCTGAAAAAAGCGGAAAAAGCGATGGGGCTTGGTCGGAAAAGATAG
- a CDS encoding HD domain-containing protein: protein MDRLTLATIYNHPVAQKFVNRAGLAHAIAVAYHAFRMALERDVNPDLAVKAAFLHDMGHYQWYRNGQWDYEQYRLHDIHPIKGAERAHKLLIRLGEDRRNAKEISLAVLFHTNSFIPDGQVNRTPLQQIISDADEADEEPSGEHHYRKIKLETAWKKIHELDLKVDQALNVQENQNQFNKPQI, encoded by the coding sequence ATGGATCGATTGACATTAGCTACCATTTATAATCATCCCGTCGCCCAGAAATTCGTTAACCGCGCAGGGCTTGCCCATGCAATAGCTGTGGCCTATCATGCTTTTCGGATGGCCCTTGAACGCGACGTCAACCCGGATTTGGCTGTCAAAGCTGCATTTCTTCATGATATGGGGCATTATCAATGGTACCGTAACGGCCAATGGGATTATGAACAATACCGCCTTCATGATATTCATCCAATAAAAGGGGCCGAACGTGCCCATAAATTATTAATCCGCTTAGGCGAAGACCGCAGAAATGCAAAAGAAATTTCACTTGCTGTTTTATTTCATACCAATTCATTTATTCCAGATGGTCAGGTGAATCGCACGCCACTCCAGCAGATCATTTCAGATGCCGATGAAGCAGATGAAGAACCCAGCGGCGAGCATCACTACCGGAAAATAAAACTCGAAACCGCCTGGAAGAAAATTCACGAACTTGATTTGAAAGTTGACCAGGCTTTAAACGTTCAGGAAAATCAGAATCAATTCAACAAACCTCAAATCTGA
- a CDS encoding beta-ketoacyl-ACP synthase III: MRAGIWGIGAYTPEQVVTNHDLEKRLDTTDEWIRTRTGIKERRIAADDVDTSDMSIASAKRAMEDADISPEELDLILVATVTPDQAFPSVSAMVQKALGAHRAAAMDISAACAGFMYGLITGKQFIENGDYKHVLVIGTEKLSKVVDWEDRNTAVLFGDGSGSVVMGPVSDDRGILSFELGADGHGGDHIRLENHLMMNGREVFKFAVRQMGESSLHVVEKAGLKKEDVDFLIPHQANIRIMESARQRLDLPEERMSLTVDKYGNTSSASIPLSLAYEVSENKIKDGDTLVLVGFGAGLVWGAVALKWGR, translated from the coding sequence ATGCGAGCAGGAATTTGGGGAATTGGGGCATATACCCCGGAACAGGTTGTGACGAATCATGACTTGGAAAAACGTCTGGATACAACAGATGAATGGATCAGAACACGAACGGGGATCAAGGAACGGCGAATTGCTGCGGATGATGTGGACACCTCGGATATGAGTATTGCATCAGCGAAAAGAGCCATGGAAGATGCAGACATTTCTCCAGAGGAACTGGATTTAATCCTTGTTGCAACCGTTACACCGGATCAGGCATTTCCATCTGTCTCTGCCATGGTGCAAAAGGCACTTGGTGCCCATCGTGCTGCAGCTATGGATATCAGTGCTGCATGTGCCGGTTTTATGTACGGTCTCATTACAGGTAAACAATTCATAGAAAACGGAGATTATAAACATGTCCTCGTTATCGGGACAGAGAAATTATCCAAAGTAGTCGACTGGGAAGATCGAAATACAGCAGTATTATTCGGAGATGGTTCGGGTTCGGTTGTGATGGGACCCGTTTCAGATGACCGGGGAATTCTGTCATTTGAATTAGGGGCAGATGGTCATGGCGGAGATCATATTCGGCTGGAAAACCATTTGATGATGAACGGACGAGAAGTGTTTAAATTTGCAGTCAGACAAATGGGTGAATCATCTTTGCATGTGGTTGAAAAAGCTGGACTTAAAAAAGAAGACGTTGATTTTCTGATCCCTCATCAGGCAAATATCCGAATTATGGAATCAGCAAGGCAAAGACTGGATCTTCCTGAAGAACGGATGTCATTGACTGTTGATAAATACGGGAATACATCTTCCGCTTCAATCCCGCTTTCACTTGCTTATGAAGTATCAGAAAATAAAATCAAAGATGGAGATACGCTTGTTTTAGTTGGTTTTGGTGCTGGACTTGTATGGGGTGCAGTTGCGCTGAAATGGGGAAGATGA
- a CDS encoding HesB/YadR/YfhF family protein → MNMTITKEAASWFKEELDIHEGDEVQLFVRYGGDANFQRGFSLGVAVKPREEPGIEKKVDGIVFYIEKKDLWYLDGEDFEIMYDSEKEEIAFLHGKAD, encoded by the coding sequence ATGAATATGACGATCACGAAAGAAGCGGCATCCTGGTTTAAAGAAGAGCTGGATATCCATGAAGGAGACGAAGTGCAACTTTTTGTCCGTTACGGTGGGGATGCAAATTTCCAGAGAGGATTTTCATTGGGTGTTGCTGTCAAACCCCGTGAGGAACCAGGGATTGAAAAAAAGGTAGACGGTATCGTGTTTTATATAGAGAAAAAAGATCTGTGGTACCTCGACGGCGAAGATTTCGAGATCATGTACGATTCGGAAAAAGAAGAAATTGCATTTTTGCATGGTAAAGCTGATTGA
- a CDS encoding Crp/Fnr family transcriptional regulator, whose product MGMTRYKEEAAHPFFLQLTKEDQHFLLYQGDRISFKSGTLLYQEGDELNDVFIILSGTVRLTKSVQDDKSFVLHMKSKFQVLGEEILFQNPVAALSVEVTKDTICIRLSRQQLEDAFHNNNRLKQAFIQLASLNLLSTQAKFSDLFMYGKTGALYSVLIRLANSNGFLDETGNIVIEQSLTHQEIAQIIGTTRETVNRMITELKDRRILSATRSSIVIHDINVMKEALHCEKCPVAVCTIS is encoded by the coding sequence ATGGGAATGACGAGATATAAGGAAGAAGCAGCACACCCTTTTTTCCTTCAATTGACAAAAGAAGATCAACATTTCTTGCTGTATCAGGGTGATCGTATATCTTTCAAATCGGGTACCCTCCTTTATCAGGAGGGAGATGAGCTGAATGATGTTTTTATCATTCTCTCGGGCACAGTTCGTCTGACAAAAAGCGTTCAAGATGATAAATCCTTCGTGCTTCATATGAAATCAAAATTTCAAGTTTTGGGAGAAGAAATACTTTTCCAAAACCCTGTAGCAGCATTAAGCGTGGAAGTCACAAAAGACACGATTTGCATCCGCCTTTCAAGACAGCAGCTGGAAGACGCATTTCACAATAACAACAGGCTGAAGCAAGCTTTCATACAACTGGCATCCTTAAATCTGCTTTCCACTCAGGCAAAATTCAGTGATCTATTTATGTATGGAAAAACAGGGGCACTTTATTCAGTGTTGATTCGTTTAGCGAATTCAAACGGTTTTTTGGATGAGACGGGAAATATCGTTATTGAACAAAGTTTGACACATCAGGAAATTGCTCAGATCATCGGGACAACCAGAGAAACCGTGAACCGGATGATTACAGAATTAAAAGATCGGCGAATTTTATCTGCGACGAGGTCGAGCATCGTGATTCATGATATCAATGTGATGAAAGAAGCTCTTCACTGTGAAAAATGCCCGGTTGCTGTTTGTACCATTTCATAA
- the fabF gene encoding beta-ketoacyl-ACP synthase II → MEKKRVVITGLGTVNPLGLDVESTWSAVKQGHSGITTMTRIDPEIFPTSVAGEVKDFNPQDYMEGKEARKMDRFTQFAVVAADMAVKDAGLNITEENAERIGVWIGSGIGGMETYEKQTNLYRERGQRRVSPFFVPMLIPDMASGQVSIKLGAKGINSCSVTACASGANSIGDAFKVIQRGDAEAMITGGAEAPITEMALAGFSAAKAMSTNADPKTASRPFDKNRDGFVMAEGAGILVLESLESAEARGATIYGEIVGYGATGDAYHVTAPAPGGEGGVRAMRIALEDGGLTTKDVDYINAHGTSTEYNDKYETMAVKTVFGSDANELYMSSTKSMTGHLLGAAGALEAIFSVKAITDQIVPPTMNYETPDPDCDLDYVIHGAKEAPVRTVLSNSLGFGGHNVTLAFKAFEK, encoded by the coding sequence ATGGAAAAAAAACGTGTTGTGATAACGGGCTTAGGAACAGTGAATCCTCTTGGCTTGGATGTGGAATCCACATGGTCAGCTGTTAAACAGGGACATTCGGGAATTACAACGATGACCCGGATTGACCCTGAAATTTTTCCGACGAGTGTCGCAGGTGAGGTGAAGGATTTTAACCCACAGGACTACATGGAAGGAAAAGAAGCACGAAAAATGGACCGTTTCACGCAGTTTGCAGTCGTAGCCGCGGACATGGCAGTTAAAGATGCAGGGCTTAACATTACTGAAGAGAATGCTGAACGAATCGGGGTTTGGATCGGTTCTGGGATCGGAGGAATGGAAACTTACGAAAAACAGACGAATTTGTACCGTGAACGTGGTCAGCGAAGAGTATCACCATTTTTTGTCCCGATGCTGATCCCCGACATGGCTTCAGGTCAGGTGTCCATCAAACTGGGGGCAAAAGGAATTAATTCCTGTTCAGTTACGGCCTGTGCATCAGGTGCAAACTCCATAGGAGACGCGTTCAAAGTCATTCAGCGTGGAGATGCGGAGGCGATGATTACCGGGGGAGCGGAAGCCCCGATCACCGAAATGGCACTGGCAGGCTTCTCAGCAGCTAAAGCGATGTCCACAAATGCAGATCCAAAAACAGCAAGCCGACCGTTTGATAAAAACCGTGATGGCTTTGTCATGGCTGAGGGTGCCGGAATTCTTGTACTGGAATCTCTTGAATCAGCTGAAGCACGAGGAGCAACCATTTATGGTGAAATTGTCGGTTATGGCGCAACTGGTGATGCATACCATGTCACTGCACCCGCACCAGGCGGAGAAGGTGGTGTGAGAGCAATGCGGATTGCACTTGAAGACGGTGGATTGACAACGAAAGATGTTGATTACATCAATGCTCACGGGACCAGTACCGAATACAATGATAAATATGAGACCATGGCTGTGAAAACGGTTTTTGGATCGGATGCAAATGAGCTTTACATGAGTTCGACAAAGTCGATGACCGGTCATTTACTTGGTGCAGCAGGAGCTTTGGAGGCGATTTTCAGTGTAAAAGCCATTACAGATCAAATCGTTCCACCAACAATGAATTATGAAACACCTGATCCGGATTGTGATTTAGACTATGTAATTCATGGAGCAAAGGAAGCGCCAGTTCGAACTGTATTAAGTAATTCCCTTGGTTTTGGGGGTCACAACGTGACACTGGCATTCAAAGCATTTGAAAAATAA
- a CDS encoding Crp/Fnr family transcriptional regulator, producing the protein MKQFLKTSLSFLDYLHPQTKNLLLTAGTEVQYETGKQLYEEGMTAETMFLIIRGQVKLSKLTADGKLFTLFLKQDGELIGEGTLLEDDVATLTAEAVTNTIVRKIPVNEIRQLFITHPDFSRHLMSWYAIQTQSSQAKFRDLMMSGKQGALYSTLIRLANSYGKETDRGIIIRTPLTHQDLATYSGSTRENINRMMSDLKDSGILTMVSGQIMIYDLEKLKQFMQCWSCPIEICTM; encoded by the coding sequence GTGAAGCAATTCTTGAAAACATCGCTAAGTTTTCTGGACTATTTGCACCCACAGACTAAAAACCTTCTTCTCACCGCCGGAACAGAGGTGCAATACGAAACTGGTAAACAGCTGTATGAAGAAGGTATGACGGCAGAAACTATGTTTTTAATTATCCGTGGTCAAGTGAAGTTGAGTAAACTAACGGCAGACGGGAAACTGTTTACTTTATTTTTGAAGCAGGACGGCGAACTCATAGGAGAGGGGACATTACTTGAAGATGATGTGGCCACATTAACTGCGGAGGCTGTTACAAATACAATTGTGCGAAAAATTCCCGTGAATGAAATACGCCAATTGTTCATCACACATCCCGATTTTTCTCGTCATTTAATGAGCTGGTATGCAATTCAGACGCAGTCCTCTCAAGCGAAATTCAGGGATTTAATGATGAGTGGGAAGCAGGGCGCGTTATATTCAACGTTAATTCGACTGGCTAATTCATATGGAAAAGAGACCGATAGGGGCATCATCATCAGAACACCCTTGACACATCAGGATCTTGCTACTTATTCAGGCTCTACAAGGGAAAACATTAATCGCATGATGAGTGATTTAAAGGACTCAGGGATTTTGACCATGGTCAGTGGTCAGATTATGATTTACGATCTGGAGAAATTGAAGCAATTCATGCAGTGCTGGAGTTGTCCAATTGAAATTTGCACCATGTAA